Proteins encoded by one window of Rutidosis leptorrhynchoides isolate AG116_Rl617_1_P2 chromosome 7, CSIRO_AGI_Rlap_v1, whole genome shotgun sequence:
- the LOC139858574 gene encoding ATP-dependent RNA helicase-like protein DB10 — MSADGASDAMGPRYAPPDPTLPEPWKGLIDGSTGVMYYWNPETNVTQYEKPAAAAPPMPSGPPPVPTAPKPASVPSARIEQPNGIPGQQTHQMYSAPEQQKPPQQASNMPQTYQGVNMEQSQGYGYNHQPMQYMGYQPNMPQQRPPLDVNNPNQGPPIGGLPGQATQYGGPQFGMQQPIPYGQLQQGGVDYQQHGPKFQNQMGQVHGQQPNVPPVGSNMGFEGGNDHYYNAKNGGPGPAMVPHQPKLAAIPMARTQQEMKPGGPLPQNVPPNLHGGPASHNMYGQAAGGPPYTNNPMMRPNPAVMASPDAMNVSSVDLYRQKHDVTASGDNVPAPFMSFESTGFPPELLREIYAAGFASPTPIQAQTWPIALQGRDIVAIAKTGSGKTLGYLIPAFMLLRQRHNNPQNGPTVVVLAPTRELATQIQDEAVKFGRSIRISCTCLYGGAPKGPQLKELERGADIVVATPGRLNDILEMRKIDFRQVSLLVLDEADRMLDMGFEPQIRKIVNEIPPIRQTLMYTATWPKEVRKIAGDLLAKPVQVNIGNADELAANKSITQYVEVVPQMEKQRRVEQILRSEERGSKIIIFCSTKKLCDQLTRSIGRNFGAAAIHGDKSQGERDWVLNQFRSGKAPILVATDVAARGLDVKDVRVVINYDFPNGVEDYVHRIGRTGRAGAKGVAYTFFSEQDWKHAPDLIKVLEGANQIVPNEVREIASRGGPGFGKDRVGMSRFDSGGGGGRWDSGGGRGGMRDGGFRGRGFDGRDGGFGGRGGGGPGVGDMRDGGRFGGGRGDMRDGGFGGRGGGFGGRGGGMRDDGFGGRGGPRDNFGGRGGPRDNFGGGFGGRGGGRDGGFGGRGGRLGGPDGGWDRNDRFMDRGGGRGRGAGRYDNRRDGDRSRGRSYSRSRSRSRSWSRSRSRSWSRSRSPRRSRSYSRSRSRSRTPVRRVRRRESKFDQKEAEFPVVGAPPQNSEPGMALISPGMQQETGFSGPASSTNPSLVPEVANEP; from the exons ATGTCTGCTGATGGAGCTTCTGACGCCATGGGTCCGCGTTATGCTCCACCTGATCCAACATTACCAGAACCCTGGAAGGGTTTAATTGACGGTAGTACAGGTGTCATGTACTATTGGAATCCCGAAACTAACGTCACCCAGTATGAGAAACCCGCCGCTGCAGCTCCTCCAATGCCATCGGGCCCACCTCCTGTGCCTACTGCACCTAAACCTGCATCAGTACCAAGTGCACGGATAGAACAACCGAATGGTATACCTGGTCAACAAACACATCAAATGTATTCGGCTCCTGAACAACAAAAGCCACCTCAGCAAGCAAGTAACATGCCTCAAACATACCAGGGTGTTAATATGGAACAATCACAAGGTTATGGGTATAACCATCAGCCAATGCAGTACATGGGGTATCAGCCAAACATGCCTCAACAGAGACCACCATTAGATGTTAATAATCCTAACCAAGGACCACCTATTGGTGGTCTACCTGGTCAAGCTACACAATATGGTGGGCCTCAGTTTGGTATGCAGCAACCTATTCCTTATGGTCAACTGCAGCAGGGTGGTGTTGACTATCAGCAACATGGACCAAAGTTCCAGAATCAAATGGGCCAAGTGCATGGTCAGCAGCCAAATGTTCCACCAGTAGGATCTAACATGGGATTCGAAGGCGGGAATGATCACTATTATAACGCTAAAAATGGTGGGCCGGGGCCCGCTATGGTTCCTCACCAACCTAAGCTTGCTGCAATCCCAATGGCAAGAACTCAGCAG GAAATGAAACCTGGTGGTCCTTTGCCTCAAAATGTGCCACCTAATCTCCACGGTGGACCCGCTTCACATAACATGTATGGACAAGCTGCTGGTGGCCCACCTTACACGAATAATCCGATGATGAGGCCTAATCCAGCCGTTATGGCCTCTCCAGATGCTATGAACGTATCATCTGTTGACCTTTATCGTCAGAAGCACGACGTAACAGCATCG GGTGATAATGTTCCAGCTCCATTCATGTCCTTTGAGTCCACTGGATTCCCCCCAGAATTATTGAGAGAG ATATATGCTGCTGGTTTTGCTTCTCCAACACCTATTCAGGCACAAACCTGGCCTATCGCGTTGCAGGGTAGAGACATAGTCGCAATTGCAAAGACTGGTTCTGGCAAAACGTTAGGCTATCTGATTCCTGCTTTCATGCTGCTTAGACAGCGTCACAATAATCCCCAAAACGGGCCCACAGTTGTCGTTTTAGCTCCCACGAGAGAACTTGCTACTCAAATACAAGACGAGGCTGTCAAGTTTGGCCGATCAATCAGAATTTCCTGCACT TGTTTGTATGGTGGTGCACCCAAAGGACCACAATTGAAGGAGTTGGAACGAGGAGCAGATATTGTTGTAGCTACTCCTGGCCGTCTAAATGATATTCTTGAAATGAGGAAAATTGACTTTCGCCAGGTGTCACTTCTTGTGCTTGACGAGGCTGATAGGATGCTTGATATGGGGTTTGAGCCTCAGATAAGGAAGATTGTCAACGAAATACCCCCTATCAGGCAAACACTTATGTATACTGCCACCTGGCCTAAAGAAGTTAGGAAAATAGCCGGTGATCTTCTTGCTAAACCTGTTCAGGTCAACATTGGTAATGCAGATGAGCTTGCTGCAAACAAGTCTATTACACAG TATGTTGAAGTGGTTCCTCAAATGGAGAAACAGAGACGTGTGGAGCAGATTCTAAGATCTGAAGAACGGGGTTCCAAAATCATAATATTTTGTTCAACCAAAAAATTATGTGACCAGCTTACACGTAGTATCGGTCGCAATTTTGGTGCTGCAGCCATTCATGGAGACAAATCTCAAGGTGAAAGAGACTGGGTTTTAAATCAATTCCGTTCTGGAAAGGCTCCGATTTTAGTTGCTACAGACGTTGCTGCACGAGGCCTTGACGTCAAGGACGTAAG GGTGGTGATTAATTACGATTTCCCGAATGGTGTGGAAGACTATGTTCACAGAATTGGGCGAACTGGGAGGGCGGGGGCAAAAGGGGTGGCCTACACTTTTTTCTCTGAACAGGACTGGAAACATGCACCTGATCTTATTAAAGTTCTTGAGGGAGCTAATCAGATTGTACCAAACGAGGTGCGGGAGATTGCCAGTCGAGGTGGGCCTGGTTTTGGCAAGGATCGGGTTGGAATGAGTCGTTTTGACTCCGGAGGTGGTGGTGGCCGTTGGGATTCTGGAGGTGGTCGTGGCGGCATGAGAGATGGTGGTTTTAGGGGCCGTGGTTTTGACGGTAGAGATGGTGGGTTTGGTGGGCGTGGTGGTGGTGGTCCTGGTGTAGGTGACATGAGGGATGGCGGCAGATTTGGTGGTGGCCGTGGTGATATGAGGGATGGTGGATTTGGCGGTCGTGGTGGTGGATTTGGCGGCAGGGGCGGTGGTATGAGGGATGATGGTTTTGGAGGTCGTGGTGGTCCTAGGGATAATTTTGGTGGTCGTGGTGGTCCTAGGGATAATTTTGGTGGCGGCTTTGGTGGTCGTGGTGGAGGGAGGGATGGCGGCTTTGGTGGTCGTGGTGGTCGACTCGGTGGTCCAGATGGCGGTTGGGATCGGAATGATAGATTCATGGATCGTGGTGGCGGTCGTGGTCGTGGTGCAGGTCGATATGATAATAGACGAGATGGTGATCGTAGCCGGGGAAGAAGTTATAGTCGCAGCCGGAGTCGAAGTCGGAGCTGGAGCCGAAGTAGGAGTCGCAGCTGGTCACGTAGTCGTAGCCCCAGAAGGAGCCGAAGCTATAGCCGTAGCCGGAGCCGGAGCCGAACACCTGT